The window CACCTCGGGGCGGAAGCGCCGCCCGCCGCACCCCTCGCAGGGAATGTAGAGGTCCTCGAAGAAGAGCATCTCGAGCTGCTCGAATCCCGTTCCCTTGCACCGCTCGCAGCGGCCCCCCGCCACGTTGAAGGAGAAGTGACCAGGGGTCAACCCCAGGCGGCGGCTCGCCGGAAGGGCCGCGAAGGCGTCGCGCACCGCCGTGAAGGCCCCCACGTAGGTGAGGGGGATGGAGCGCGGGGTGCGCCCCATGGGCGACTGGTCCACCTCTCTGACGGCCCGGGGAAACGGGGCACCCTGCACCGTGACCCCTTCCACATCTCCCCGCAGGCCCCGGGATCCGGCGGCGGCGACCAGCGTCTCGGTGACCAGGCTCGATTTGCCCGAGCCCGATACGCCCGTGACGCAGGTCAGCACCCCCAGGGGGAACGCCCCATCGATGCCCCGAAGGTTGTGGAGGCGGCAGCCCTGGAGCACCAGGTGCCCCCGGGCCGTGCGGGGCGGCCGCAGACGAGGGAGTGCCCCGCGCCGAGCCAGGTGCCGCCCCGTGGGGGTGGGGGCCCCTGCGAGCCCCCCGGGGGGGCCCTCATACAGGAGCCTGCCTCCCCGGCTGCCTCCGCCCGGGCCCAGCTCGATGGCGTGGTCGGCCCGGCGCACGAAGGAGAGGTCGTGCTCCACGGCGATGACGGTGTTGCCCCGCTCGGCCAGCTCCCCCAGCACGCGCCCCAGGACCTCCACGTCCTGGGGATGGAGCCCCACCGTGGGCTCGTCGAGCACGTACAGGGTGCCCGCCAGCCGGTGCTGGAGCTGCAGGGCCAGGGCGGCCCGCTGGGCTTCTCCCCCGGAGAGGCTCCGGGCGGGGCGGTCCATGGTCAGGTAGTGGAGCCCCAGTCGGAGGAGTGTCGCGAGCTTGTCCTCGATGCGCCACAGGATCTCCCGGGCGCGGTCTCCGAGCTCGGCGGAGAGCCCGGCGGCCCAGCGGGCCAGGGTGCGCAGGTCCAGGGCGGCGGCTTCGGAGATGGTGCTTCCCCCCACCGTGACCGCCAGGGCCTCGGGGCGCAGCCGGGCGCCGCGGCAGGCGGGACACGGTCTCGGCACCCGGTAGCGGGCCAGGAAGACCCGCACGTGCATCTTGTAGCGCTTGCCTTCCAGGTAGTGGAAGAAGTCCTTCACCCCCTCCAGGGGGGCCTGGCCCTCCCACACCTTGCGCCGAGCCTCGGCGTCGAGCTCCGACCAGGGCACGTCCAGGGGGATGCCCAGGGCCGGGGCCTCGCCGACGAGCTGTTCCTTCCACCAGTGGCTGGAGGGGCCTTCCCAAGGGGCGATGGCGCCTTCGGCCAGGGTCTTCCGGGGCTTGGGCACCACCTTGGCTTCGTCCCACTCCAGCACCGCCCCGAAGCCGGTGCACGCGGGGCACGCCCCCAGGGCGTGATTGAAGCTGAAGAGCACCGGGCGCGGCTCCGGAAGGTCCCGGTCACAGGCGTGGCAGCGCCGGCGCGCGCCGAAGACCAGGGGGTCTCCCGCTTCCGGGCGGACCCGAACGATCCCGTCCGTCAGGCGGTACCCCTCGTCCACGGCCCGAGCCAGGCGCTCGGGCGACGTCGTCCGGACCCGGTCCAGCACCAGGGCCGCGCCCTCCGGGGGCGTCTCGGGGATCCCCGGCTCGTCCAGGCGGAGGAGTGCGTCTCCCAGGCGCACCCGGGAAAACCCCCGGGCCTGGAGGTCGCGGGCCCACCCCTCGGAGGGGAGCCAATCCAGGCGCCCCAGGGGCACCTCCACGTCGAGGCGGCCTTCCGGGCAGCGACCTCGTGCTTCGCGGGCGGCAGCATCGGGGCTCCAGGCTTGGCCGGGCCGGCCGCACGCGGGGCAGTGCACCGTGCCCGCCGTGGCGAAGAGCAGGCGAAAGAGGTCGTAGAGCTCGGTGGCCGTGCCTACGGTGGAGCGGGCCGAGCGCGCCGCGTTGTGCTGGGCCAGTGCCACGGCCGGCCGAATGTTCTCCAGGCTGTCCACCCGGGGCCGGGGCATCTTCTCCAGGAGCAGGCGGGCGTAGCTGGGAAGCGACTCCAGATATCGCCACTGCCCCTCGGCAAAGATCGTATCGAAGGCCAGGCTCGACTTGCCCGAACCCGACACCCCCGTGACCACCACCACGCGGTCGTGGGGCAGATCCAGGTCCAAACCCGCCAGGTTGTTCTGGCGGGCTCCTCGGATGCGCAGCGGGCGGGTAGGAGGGGACATGAGGCAGCGGATTATGAACGGTGCCCGGGCAAGGCTCAAGGCGGTTGACACCGGAAGGCGGGAGGGTAAACTGACGCGGTCTCCATCTCTGGGAGAAGACCTTGGATCAGGATTACTCGAAACGATTCTATGCCTTTCTGGCTCCGGCCTACGACTGGGTGTTCGGTCTGGCCCTGGAGCGGGGCCGCCAGGAGGCGGCGCGGCTCGTACACCCCGGGGAGCGGGTGCTCGAAATGGGGGTGGGGACGGGCCTGGGGCTGCGCCACTACCCATCGGGATGCCACGTCATCGGGGTGGATATCTGCCGCCAGATGCTCCGCAAGGCGCGCTGGCGTGCCCTCGTGGAGGGCAACGGTACCCGGATCGACCTGCGGTGCGGGGATGCTACCTGCCTGACCTACCCCGACGCCTCCTTCGACGTGGTCGTGGCACCCTACGTGGTGACGACCGTGGGGAAGCCCGAGCGGCTCTGCCAGGAGATGCGGCGCCTGTGCCGCCCGGGGGGGCGGGTGATCGTGGTGAGCAACACCCGAGAGGCGGGCGTATACGGAGCCCTGAAGTCGAGGCTCTCCCCGGTCATGGAGCGCGTGGGCTTCTGTACCGACCTGGACGTGGAGAGGGTGCTGCGGGAAGCCGGGCTCGCGGTGCGCCTGGCGCGCAGGGTGCCCCCCCTGCACATCCACAAGGTGTTCGTCGCCGAACCTTCCTGAGGCTCCCCGG is drawn from Thermodesulfobacteriota bacterium and contains these coding sequences:
- a CDS encoding class I SAM-dependent methyltransferase, whose translation is MDQDYSKRFYAFLAPAYDWVFGLALERGRQEAARLVHPGERVLEMGVGTGLGLRHYPSGCHVIGVDICRQMLRKARWRALVEGNGTRIDLRCGDATCLTYPDASFDVVVAPYVVTTVGKPERLCQEMRRLCRPGGRVIVVSNTREAGVYGALKSRLSPVMERVGFCTDLDVERVLREAGLAVRLARRVPPLHIHKVFVAEPS
- the uvrA gene encoding excinuclease ABC subunit UvrA, which translates into the protein MSPPTRPLRIRGARQNNLAGLDLDLPHDRVVVVTGVSGSGKSSLAFDTIFAEGQWRYLESLPSYARLLLEKMPRPRVDSLENIRPAVALAQHNAARSARSTVGTATELYDLFRLLFATAGTVHCPACGRPGQAWSPDAAAREARGRCPEGRLDVEVPLGRLDWLPSEGWARDLQARGFSRVRLGDALLRLDEPGIPETPPEGAALVLDRVRTTSPERLARAVDEGYRLTDGIVRVRPEAGDPLVFGARRRCHACDRDLPEPRPVLFSFNHALGACPACTGFGAVLEWDEAKVVPKPRKTLAEGAIAPWEGPSSHWWKEQLVGEAPALGIPLDVPWSELDAEARRKVWEGQAPLEGVKDFFHYLEGKRYKMHVRVFLARYRVPRPCPACRGARLRPEALAVTVGGSTISEAAALDLRTLARWAAGLSAELGDRAREILWRIEDKLATLLRLGLHYLTMDRPARSLSGGEAQRAALALQLQHRLAGTLYVLDEPTVGLHPQDVEVLGRVLGELAERGNTVIAVEHDLSFVRRADHAIELGPGGGSRGGRLLYEGPPGGLAGAPTPTGRHLARRGALPRLRPPRTARGHLVLQGCRLHNLRGIDGAFPLGVLTCVTGVSGSGKSSLVTETLVAAAGSRGLRGDVEGVTVQGAPFPRAVREVDQSPMGRTPRSIPLTYVGAFTAVRDAFAALPASRRLGLTPGHFSFNVAGGRCERCKGTGFEQLEMLFFEDLYIPCEGCGGRRFRPEVLAARYRGRSIQDVLNLTVEEGLELFAEVGAVARPLGVLTEMGLGYLVLGQPANTLSGGEAQRLKVAAELLDRRARDLLYVLDEPTTGLHAEDVERLAAVLHRLVDAGNTVVVVEHNLDLIAQADWVLDLGPGGGEEGGTLVDAGTPEEIAARALGPTGRYLGRWLGGRET